The Vicia villosa cultivar HV-30 ecotype Madison, WI unplaced genomic scaffold, Vvil1.0 ctg.000691F_1_1, whole genome shotgun sequence genome includes a region encoding these proteins:
- the LOC131630533 gene encoding uncharacterized protein LOC131630533, with protein sequence MASTEDASKFASRKSSCVQPWWKTTDIDELAYLVSQKLLNHVENCDLPPPPRKTHIGEQPCAKSTVFSNLEPSSNQGHFYISFDKSSSEQAFEGDQTKAQLMEALRYSQTRAREAEDFAKKAYAEKEHIIALFFIQASQLFAYKQWCRLLHLEGLNTKIKNEHTLGSTLLRDAIPSMSFEGKKPLMRKGKIVDEKDGKVGKLKNDVSTTYDVAFALGLSLVGAGLLLGWTVGWMLPRM encoded by the exons ATGGCATCAACAGAAGATGCTTCCAAATTCGCATCTCGTAAATCTTCATGTGTGCAACCATGGTGGAAAACTACAGATATAGATGAATTAGCGTACTTGGTTTCACAGAAATTGCTTAATCATGTTGAGAATTGTGACCTTCCACCTCCTCCTCGGAAGACTCATATTGGAGAACAACCATGTGCTAAATCCACTGTCTTTTCCAATCTGGAACCTTCATCCAATCAAGGGCATTTCTATATTTCTTTTGACAAATCCTCAAG TGAACAAGCTTTTGAGGGAGACCAAACCAAAGCTCAATTGATGGAAGCGTTGCGTTATTCGCAAACACGCGCGAGGGAGGCCGAGGACTTCGCGAAAAAGGCTTATGCGGAGAAAGAACATATTATTGCACTCTTTTTTATACAGGCTTCACAACTTTTTGCATACAAGCAATGGTGTAGACTCTTACATTTGGAAGGCCTAAACACTAAGATTAAGAATGAGCATACATTAGGCTCTACTCTCTTGCGCGACGCCATTCCTTCGATGTCATTTGAAGGTAAGAAACCATTGATGAGAAAGGGAAAGATTGTTGatgagaaagatggaaaagtagGCAAGTTGAAAAATGATGTATCAACAACATATGATGTTGCATTTGCTTTAGGATTGAGTCTTGTTGGAGCTGGATTACTTTTAGGATGGACTGTTGGGTGGATGTTACCTCGTATGTAG